The Desulfohalovibrio reitneri genome contains a region encoding:
- a CDS encoding DUF116 domain-containing protein, with product MTNDLNDEIADELAQPARKRLFIGLITGSSLLLCLALALLFAVPYIGLRDIHPLAPWITGGVLLLVMLAVLGAALGLVYNILTGRSLPLFHRVRGVTVKLFLPLMTLLGKALGFSKRQIRASFIKVNNELVEHQAGTYPPDKVLVLLPHCLQRSDCGIRLTHDMSKCKRCGRCPIHGLISLAEKYGLHIAIATGGTIARRIVVQTRPKIILAVACERDLASGIQDTYPLPVFGVLNERPFGPCLDTQVALPALEAAARRFLTPQAVAEADERERLAREEAEKKAREKAEKKEKDEALGAS from the coding sequence ATGACCAACGACCTCAACGACGAAATCGCGGACGAGCTCGCCCAGCCCGCGCGCAAGCGGCTTTTCATCGGGCTCATCACTGGTTCCAGCCTGCTTTTGTGCCTGGCGCTGGCGCTTCTGTTCGCCGTGCCCTACATCGGCCTGCGCGACATCCACCCCCTGGCCCCCTGGATAACCGGCGGCGTGCTGCTGCTGGTCATGCTGGCCGTGCTGGGCGCGGCCCTGGGGCTGGTCTACAACATCCTCACCGGACGCTCCCTGCCGCTCTTCCACCGGGTACGCGGGGTCACGGTGAAGCTCTTCCTGCCCCTGATGACCCTGCTGGGCAAGGCGCTGGGCTTTTCCAAGCGGCAGATCCGGGCCTCCTTCATCAAGGTCAACAACGAGCTGGTGGAGCATCAGGCCGGAACCTACCCGCCGGACAAGGTGCTGGTGCTGCTGCCCCACTGCCTCCAGCGTTCCGACTGCGGAATCCGCCTGACCCACGACATGTCCAAGTGCAAGCGGTGCGGCCGCTGCCCCATCCACGGACTCATCTCCCTGGCCGAGAAGTACGGCCTGCACATCGCCATCGCCACCGGCGGGACAATCGCCCGCCGCATCGTGGTGCAGACCAGGCCCAAAATCATCCTGGCCGTGGCCTGCGAGCGCGACCTCGCCTCCGGCATCCAGGACACCTATCCCCTGCCCGTTTTCGGCGTGCTCAACGAGCGGCCCTTTGGCCCCTGCCTGGACACCCAGGTGGCCCTGCCCGCCCTGGAGGCGGCCGCCCGGCGCTTTCTGACCCCCCAGGCCGTGGCCGAGGCGGACGAGCGGGAGCGGCTGGCCAGGGAAGAGGCGGAGAAAAAGGCCAGGGAAAAAGCCGAAAAGAAAGAGAAGGACGAAGCCCTTGGCGCAAGCTGA